Genomic segment of Drosophila takahashii strain IR98-3 E-12201 chromosome X, DtakHiC1v2, whole genome shotgun sequence:
TTTTGGCCGCCGATCATCTGGATCATCCAAGCTGCAAGCTGATTGTCTACAAGAGCAAAAACCAGGTGCTGACCACCCATCACCAGGGAAAGGTCATCCTGCGGGAGTCCTATCTGCAGTTCTACGATGCAGAGCAACGTTTCTGGAGCCTGCGATTCGAGAAGCCAGCGGATGAGCAGGAATTTGTGGGCTATATGTTGAAAAACAAACTGCCAGTGGAACAGCAGTCTGGCGAGGATTTGTCTAAACCGAGAGGGAATCCACAGCCGCAGCCACGTGCAAGGATAGCGATGCCCAGCAGTCTGGAGAAGCTGGAGGATCAGAATGAGGAGGAGGAACAACGTAGCGAGGATGTGATAGTCACGCCACTGCCGCGACCCATTGGTTCATCATCGAATGAGGAGCAGGGAAAGACACTAAAGACTCTAGACACTGCGATGATGGAGCACAAAATGGACGCCATACTGCAGGCCATGCAGCGCATAGGAGGAAAGTCAGCGGTGGTAGCACCACCTCCTCCTTCTGCTCAAAATCAAGAGGACAGCGAGGATGAGATGTTGGAGCTGGAGCAGAAGCTACTCAACCTCAAGCGGGAGAATCGTGCGCTTAAGAGAAACCTAAAGGCACGCGAACAGGCGCTCGAGGATCTGCGCTGCTCCGCCTGTTCGCTTTGCGAGGAACTCCTCAGCCAGAATGGCGATCTCAGGGAGCAGAAAAAACAAAGAGATTCCCATTTGGAATCCAGTTGTCACAACTGCGAGCTGTCTTCCAAGCAAATAGCCAAAATGCAGCGACACATTGCCGTCCTGCAGGAGGCACTGCGGATCTTTCAGAAACCGAACGATGCCAGCACGGTTCGGATATAGTAGTCATAGGGTTTAAGTACCccgaaaatgtattaaattgtttgttcaGGATGCCTGACATATCGATAATTACAAGCCACACACTACCAGTATagccttaaaaataaaaactatgaCCATTTAACGATCGTTTTCTAAAAGATATTAGTTACCTtgttgaattatgatttgggaaattaaatatatagataAGCTGATAATAACTATTGTTTTGTTCTGATTTAAATTGGAGAAAGAGCTATGATTGAATACTGTTAAAGAAGTTAAAGCAGGGATCgtaattattatgattttgtaaataaaaaatataaattaataaaaaaaaaacttgtaatttttataaaaattgggattttttcaaaattcttatgttgtaatttttatgaagacatttttattataataatgtcaatttttttaaatttatacttttaaaaCCATAATAATTACGATCCCTGTTTTAAGTTCTTTAACGTggtttttctaaatgttaataatacaaattggagaataagaattattatacatttaattttacaattataataactgaaaataagtcttatactccattttaaattataaacattgaaaataagtcttaacccccaatttttattataaaaattaaaaaa
This window contains:
- the LOC108054428 gene encoding uncharacterized protein: MDFNDLDHQDFFDDFRSPRNLRQIFEDDGRALEQESSSLRYQPGGSKKSQSIKKPGIPRIPKSDQGDPPSPTWNTVIAKVVHAYQSSQNLGRVGLALSILAADHLDHPSCKLIVYKSKNQVLTTHHQGKVILRESYLQFYDAEQRFWSLRFEKPADEQEFVGYMLKNKLPVEQQSGEDLSKPRGNPQPQPRARIAMPSSLEKLEDQNEEEEQRSEDVIVTPLPRPIGSSSNEEQGKTLKTLDTAMMEHKMDAILQAMQRIGGKSAVVAPPPPSAQNQEDSEDEMLELEQKLLNLKRENRALKRNLKAREQALEDLRCSACSLCEELLSQNGDLREQKKQRDSHLESSCHNCELSSKQIAKMQRHIAVLQEALRIFQKPNDASTVRI